Proteins from one Camelina sativa cultivar DH55 chromosome 8, Cs, whole genome shotgun sequence genomic window:
- the LOC104707644 gene encoding polyadenylation and cleavage factor homolog 4-like isoform X2: MESEKLLNPRLLSINSSTTGRKAMSVELPQKPPPPPSLLDRFKALLNQREDEFGGGEEVLPPVMDEIVQLYEVVLGELTFNSKPIITDLTIIAGEQREHSEGIANAICTRILEAPVEQKLPSLYLLDSIVKNIGRDYVRYFSSRLPEVFCLAYRQAHPSLHPSMRHLFGTWSSVFPPPVLRKIEVQLQLSSATNQQSSLGASEPAQPARGIHVNPKYLRRLEPSATESNLRGINSSARVYGQNSLGGYDDFDDQLESPSSRSGPRSGTAGSVALSSSVIGDGFPKRFSDGAIPSNQAFKYGMGRPTGRDDEHMEWRRKENLGQGNDHERPRALIDAYGIDTSKHVTISKPIRDMNGIHSKMVTPWQNTEEEEFDWEDMSPTLDRSRAGEYLRSSNPALGSVRARPRVGNTSDFHLDSDIKNGGSHQLRESWNLSQNFPHSSSRVNTRAGKDLKVLTSSMGLVSSNSEFGAPPFDSIQDINSRFGRALPDGTWPHLSVRGSNSLSVPSAHLHHLANPGNAMSNRLHGKPLYRPENQVPQSHLNDMNQQNQMLVNYLPSSSGMNPRPMQSLLPHVSHGYPPQGSTIRPSLSIHGGEAMHPLSSGALSQIGSISQNASLGASSQQPGGAFSGLIGSLMAQGLISLNNQPTGQGSLGIEFDADMLKVRNESAISALYGDLPRQCTTCGLRFKCQEEHSKHMDWHVTKNRMSKNHKQNPSRKWFVSGSMWLSGAEALGAEAVPGFLPTEPTIEKKDDEEMAVPADEDQTSCALCGELFEDFYSDETEEWMYKGAVYMNAPDGSTEDLDKSQLGPIVHAKCRPESNGGDMEEGSQRKKLRS; this comes from the exons ATGGAATCAGAGAAACTCCTCAATCCAAGGCTTCTTTCGATTAATAGCAGCACCACTGGTCGCAAAGCGATGTCCGTTGAGTTGCCGCAGAAACCGCCGCCACCGCCGTCGTTGCTTGACAGATTCAAGGCTCTGCTTAATCAGCGTGAAGATGAGTTCGGTGGTGGTGAGGAGGTTTTGCCTCCGGTTATGGATGAGATTGTTCAGCTTTATGAGGTTGTTTTGGGAGAGCTTACTTTTAATTCCAAGCCTATTATTACTGATCTCACTATTATCGCTGGTGAACAACGGGAACACAGTGAAGGAATCGCTAATGCCATTTGCACTCGAATCCttgag GCGCCAGTTGAGCAAAAGTTGCCTTCTCTGTATCTATTAGACAGCATCGTTAAGAACATTGGACGGGATTATGTTCGTTATTTCTCATCCCGTCTACCAGAG GTCTTCTGTCTAGCATACAGGCAAGCGCATCCGAGTTTACATCCTTCAATGCGCCATCTGTTTGGGACTTGGTCAAGTGTTTTTCCACCGCCTGTACTACGCAAGATTGAAGTGCAATTGCAACTTTCGTCTGCAACAAACCAACAGTCTTCGTTAGGGGCTTCTGAGCCTGCTCAACCAGCTAGGGGCATTCATGTTAATCCAAAATACCTTCGTAGGCTTGAGCCCTCAGCCACCGAAAGT AATTTGAGAGGCATAAATTCTAGTGCAAGAGTTTATGGCCAAAATTCACTCGGTGGATATGATGATTTTGACGATCAGTTAGAGAGCCCATCTTCCCGGTCTGGACCAAGGTCTGGTACAGCTGGAAGTGTGGCACTCTCGTCTTCTGTAATTGGAG ATGGTTTTCCCAAGAGGTTCAGTGATGGAGCTATTCCTTCTAATCAAGCCTTTAAATATGGAATGGGTCGACCTACTGGCAGAGATGATGAACATATGGAATGGCGAAGAAAGGAAAACTTAGGACAAGGAAATGATCATGAAAGACCTAGAGCTTTGATAGATGCATATGGAATTGACACCAGCAAACACGTAACCATCAGTAAACCAATTCGCGATATGAATGGCATCCACAGTAAGATGGTTACACCATGGCAGAACACTGAGGAAGAAGAGTTCGATTGGGAAGATATGAGCCCTACCCTAGATCGTAGCAGAGCCGGTGAATATTTGCGATCATCTAACCCAGCATTAGGAAGTGTAAGAGCAAGACCCAGAGTAGGAAACACAAGTGATTTTCATTTAGATTCTGACATTAAGAATGGTGGAAGTCATCAGCTACGAGAAAGCTGGAATTTGTCACAAAATTTCCCCCATTCATCCAGCCGTGTTAATACCAGAGCAGGAAAGGACTTGAAAGTATTGACTTCATCAATGGGATTAGTTTCATCAAACAGTGAATTTGGGGCTCCTCCATTTGATAGCATTCAAGATATTAACTCACGTTTTGGTCGTGCTCTTCCTGATGGGACGTGGCCCCATTTGAGTGTTAGAGgatccaactctctctctgtacCTTCAGCTCACTTGCATCATTTGGCAAATCCTGGTAATGCGATGTCAAATCGGTTGCATGGTAAGCCTTTATATAGGCCCGAGAACCAGGTCCCCCAGAGTCATCTTAATGATATGAATCAACAGAATCAGATGCTAGTTAATTATTTGCCTTCTTCATCTGGTATGAATCCAAGGCCGATGCAATCTTTGTTACCCCACGTAAGTCATGGGTACCCTCCACAAGGGTCGACCATTAGACCATCCTTATCAATCCATGGTGGGGAAGCCATGCATCCTCTTTCTTCAGGGGCTTTATCTCAAATAGGATCCATCTCTCAAAATGCTTCTCTGGGAGCCTCTAGTCAACAGCCGGGCGGCGCATTCTCTGGTCTGATTGGCTCTCTCATGGCTCAAGGTTTGATTTCGTTGAACAATCAGCCTACTGGTCAG GGATCACTGGGAATTGAATTTGATGCGGACATGCTCAAGGTACGTAATGAGTCTGCAATCAGTGCTCTATATGGGGATCTCCCTAGGCAATGCACAACATGTGGTCTACGCTTCAAGTGCCAAGAAGAGCACAGTAAGCACATGGATTGGCATGTAACCAAGAACAGGATGTCCAAGAATCATAAGCAGAATCCTTCTCGGAAATGGTTTGTAAGTGGTAGTATGTGGCTTAGTGGTGCAGAGGCACTTGGAGCTGAAGCAGTACCAGGGTTCTTACCCACAGAGCCAACAATAGAAAAGAAGGATGATGAAGAGATGGCAGTTCCTGCAGATGAAGACCAAACTTCATGTGCTTTATGTGGTGAACTATTTGAAGACTTTTATAGTGATGAAACTGAGGAATGGATGTACAAAGGGGCGGTGTACATGAATGCTCCAGACGGATCAACAGAAGATTTGGACAAGTCTCAATTAGGCCCTATAGTACATGCTAAGTGCAGGCCAGAGTCAAATGGG GGTGATATGGAAGAGGGTAGTCAGAGAAAAAAGTTGCGGAGTTAG
- the LOC104707645 gene encoding homeobox-leucine zipper protein PROTODERMAL FACTOR 2-like isoform X1: MYHPNMFESHHMFDMTPKSTSDNDLGITGSREDDFETKSGAEVTTENPSGEELQDPNQRPNKKKRYHRHTQRQIQELESFFKECPHPDDKQRKELSRDLNLEPLQVKFWFQNKRTQMKAQSERHENQILKSDNDKLRAENNRYKEALSNATCPNCGGPAAIGEMSFDEQHLRIENARLREEIDRISAIAAKYVGKPLGSSFAPLAIHAPSRSLDLEVGNFGNQTGFGGEMYGTGDILRSAVSIPSDTDKPIIVELAVAAMEELVRMAQAVDPLWVSTDNSMEILNEEEYFRTFPRGIGPKPLGLRSEASRESAVVIMNHINLVEILMDVNQWSCVFSGIVSRALTLEVLSTGVAGNYNGALQVMTAEFQVPSPLVPTRENYFVRYCKQHSDGSWAVVDVSLDSLRPSTPILRTRRRPSGCLIQELPNGYSKVTWIEHMEVDDRSVHNMYRPLVHSGLAFGAKRWVATLERQCERLASSMASNIPGDLSVITSPEGRKSMLKLAERMVMSFCSGVGASTAHAWTTMSTTGSDDVRVMTRKSMDDPGRPPGIVLSAATSFWIPVAPKRVFDFLRDENSRKEWDILSNGGMVQEMAHIANGHEPGNCVSLLRVNSGNSSQSNMLILQESCTDASGSYVIYAPVDIVAMNVVLSGGDPDYVALLPSGFAILPDGSVGGGDGNHQEVVSSTSFGSCGGSLLTVAFQILVDSVPTAKLSLGSVATVNSLIKCTVERIKAAVACDNGGAGGGA; this comes from the exons ATGTATCATCCTAACATGTTTGAGAGCCATCATATGTTCGATATGACCCCAAAGAGCACCTCCGATAACGACTTAGGAATCACCGGTAGCCGAGAAGATGATTTTGAGACCAAGTCAGGTGCCGAAGTCACCACTGAAAATCCTTCCGGTGAAGAGCTTCAAGATCCTAACCAACGTCCCAACAAAAAGAAGCGTTACCATCGCCACACGCAACGCCAAATCCAAGAACTTGAATC TTTCTTTAAGGAATGTCCTCATCCAGACGATAAGCAACGGAAAGAGTTAAGCCGTGATCTCAATTTAGAGCCTCTTCAAGTAAAGTTTTGGTTCCAAAACAAACGCACACAGATGAAG GCACAAAGTGAGAGGCATGAGAACCAGATTCTAAAGTCAGACAATGACAAGCTCAGAGCAGAGAACAATAGATACAAAGAAGCTCTAAGCAATGCTACATGCCCTAACTGTGGCGGTCCAGCTGCTATTGGAGAAATGTCATTCGACGAACAGCATCTCAGGATTGAAAATGCTAGACTCCGAGAAGAG ATTGATAGGATCTCTGCTATTGCTGCCAAATACGTTGGGAAGCCATTAGGTTCGTCTTTCGCTCCACTAGCGATCCATGCGCCTTCTCGTTCGCTTGATCTTGAAGTTGGAAACTTTGGGAACCAAACAGGCTTTGGAGGAGAAATGTATGGAACAGGGGATATTTTGAGGTCAGCTGTTTCGATCCCTTCTGATACTGATAAGCCTATAATAGTTGAGCTAGCGGTTGCAGCTATGGAGGAACTCGTGAGAATGGCTCAAGCTGTGGATCCTTTGTGGGTTTCAACCGATAACTCGATGGAGATTCTCAATGAAGAAGAGTATTTCAGAACGTTTCCTAGAGGAATAGGACCAAAGCCATTAGGATTGAGGTCAGAAGCGTCCAGAGAATCTGCTGTTGTTATAATGAATCACATCAACCTCGTTGAGATTCTCATGGATGTG AATCAATGGTCTTGTGTTTTCTCTGGGATTGTGTCAAGAGCCTTGACACTTGAAGTCCTTTCTACTGGAGTTGCTGGGAACTACAATGGTGCTTTGCAAGTG ATGACAGCTGAGTTTCAAGTTCCGTCACCGCTAGTCCCAACGCGTGAGAACTACTTTGTGAGATACTGCAAACAGCATAGCGACGGTTCTTGGGCTGTAGTTGATGTCTCTTTGGACAGCCTTAGACCAAGTACTCCAATcttaagaacaagaagaaggcCTTCAGGTTGTCTGATTCAAGAATTGCCTAATGGTTATTCTAAG GTTACATGGATAGAGCATATGGAGGTAGATGATAGATCGGTTCACAATATGTATAGACCGTTGGTTCACTCCGGTTTAGCTTTCGGTGCGAAACGTTGGGTGGCTACACTCGAACGGCAATGCGAGCGGCTAGCTAGCTCCATGGCCAGTAACATTCCTGGTGATCTTTCCG TGATAACGAGCCCTGAAGGAAGGAAGAGTATGTTGAAGTTAGCTGAGAGGATGGTGATGAGTTTCTGTAGTGGCGTAGGCGCGTCGACAGCACACGCTTGGACAACAATGTCGACAACAGGATCCGATGACGTTCGGGTAATGACCCGGAAGAGTATGGATGATCCGGGAAGACCTCCGGGTATTGTTCTTAGTGCAGCGACTTCGTTCTGGATCCCTGTTGCTCCCAAACGTGTTTTTGATTTCCTCCGTGAcgaaaattcaagaaaagag TGGGATATATTGTCAAATGGAGGTATGGTTCAAGAAATGGCTCATATAGCTAATGGTCACGAACCTGGGAACTGTGTCTCCTTGCTTCGAGTCAAT AGCGGAAACTCGAGCCAGAGCAACATGTTGATTCTACAAGAAAGTTGTACGGACGCATCAGGATCATATGTTATTTACGCGCCTGTGGATATAGTGGCGATGAACGTGGTTCTAAGCGGGGGAGATCCTGATTACGTGGCGTTGTTGCCGTCTGGTTTTGCTATTTTACCGGATGGTTCGGTGGGAGGAGGAGATGGGAATCATCAGGAAGtggtttcttctacttcttttggGAGTTGTGGTGGTTCGCTTTTAACCGTTGCGTTTCAGATTCTTGTTGACTCTGTTCCTACAGCTAAACTCTCACTTGGCTCGGTGGCTACGGTTAATAGTCTGATCAAATGTACTGTGGAGAGGATTAAAGCGGCAGTTGCTTGTGACAATGGAGGAGCAGGAGGGGGAGCGTAG
- the LOC104707645 gene encoding homeobox-leucine zipper protein PROTODERMAL FACTOR 2-like isoform X2, translating to MYHPNMFESHHMFDMTPKSTSDNDLGITGSREDDFETKSGAEVTTENPSGEELQDPNQRPNKKKRYHRHTQRQIQELESFFKECPHPDDKQRKELSRDLNLEPLQVKFWFQNKRTQMKAQSERHENQILKSDNDKLRAENNRYKEALSNATCPNCGGPAAIGEMSFDEQHLRIENARLREEIDRISAIAAKYVGKPLGSSFAPLAIHAPSRSLDLEVGNFGNQTGFGGEMYGTGDILRSAVSIPSDTDKPIIVELAVAAMEELVRMAQAVDPLWVSTDNSMEILNEEEYFRTFPRGIGPKPLGLRSEASRESAVVIMNHINLVEILMDVNQWSCVFSGIVSRALTLEVLSTGVAGNYNGALQVMTAEFQVPSPLVPTRENYFVRYCKQHSDGSWAVVDVSLDSLRPSTPILRTRRRPSGCLIQELPNGYSKVTWIEHMEVDDRSVHNMYRPLVHSGLAFGAKRWVATLERQCERLASSMASNIPGDLSVITSPEGRKSMLKLAERMVMSFCSGVGASTAHAWTTMSTTGSDDVRVMTRKSMDDPGRPPGIVLSAATSFWIPVAPKRVFDFLRDENSRKEWDILSNGGMVQEMAHIANGHEPGNCVSLLRVNVRHS from the exons ATGTATCATCCTAACATGTTTGAGAGCCATCATATGTTCGATATGACCCCAAAGAGCACCTCCGATAACGACTTAGGAATCACCGGTAGCCGAGAAGATGATTTTGAGACCAAGTCAGGTGCCGAAGTCACCACTGAAAATCCTTCCGGTGAAGAGCTTCAAGATCCTAACCAACGTCCCAACAAAAAGAAGCGTTACCATCGCCACACGCAACGCCAAATCCAAGAACTTGAATC TTTCTTTAAGGAATGTCCTCATCCAGACGATAAGCAACGGAAAGAGTTAAGCCGTGATCTCAATTTAGAGCCTCTTCAAGTAAAGTTTTGGTTCCAAAACAAACGCACACAGATGAAG GCACAAAGTGAGAGGCATGAGAACCAGATTCTAAAGTCAGACAATGACAAGCTCAGAGCAGAGAACAATAGATACAAAGAAGCTCTAAGCAATGCTACATGCCCTAACTGTGGCGGTCCAGCTGCTATTGGAGAAATGTCATTCGACGAACAGCATCTCAGGATTGAAAATGCTAGACTCCGAGAAGAG ATTGATAGGATCTCTGCTATTGCTGCCAAATACGTTGGGAAGCCATTAGGTTCGTCTTTCGCTCCACTAGCGATCCATGCGCCTTCTCGTTCGCTTGATCTTGAAGTTGGAAACTTTGGGAACCAAACAGGCTTTGGAGGAGAAATGTATGGAACAGGGGATATTTTGAGGTCAGCTGTTTCGATCCCTTCTGATACTGATAAGCCTATAATAGTTGAGCTAGCGGTTGCAGCTATGGAGGAACTCGTGAGAATGGCTCAAGCTGTGGATCCTTTGTGGGTTTCAACCGATAACTCGATGGAGATTCTCAATGAAGAAGAGTATTTCAGAACGTTTCCTAGAGGAATAGGACCAAAGCCATTAGGATTGAGGTCAGAAGCGTCCAGAGAATCTGCTGTTGTTATAATGAATCACATCAACCTCGTTGAGATTCTCATGGATGTG AATCAATGGTCTTGTGTTTTCTCTGGGATTGTGTCAAGAGCCTTGACACTTGAAGTCCTTTCTACTGGAGTTGCTGGGAACTACAATGGTGCTTTGCAAGTG ATGACAGCTGAGTTTCAAGTTCCGTCACCGCTAGTCCCAACGCGTGAGAACTACTTTGTGAGATACTGCAAACAGCATAGCGACGGTTCTTGGGCTGTAGTTGATGTCTCTTTGGACAGCCTTAGACCAAGTACTCCAATcttaagaacaagaagaaggcCTTCAGGTTGTCTGATTCAAGAATTGCCTAATGGTTATTCTAAG GTTACATGGATAGAGCATATGGAGGTAGATGATAGATCGGTTCACAATATGTATAGACCGTTGGTTCACTCCGGTTTAGCTTTCGGTGCGAAACGTTGGGTGGCTACACTCGAACGGCAATGCGAGCGGCTAGCTAGCTCCATGGCCAGTAACATTCCTGGTGATCTTTCCG TGATAACGAGCCCTGAAGGAAGGAAGAGTATGTTGAAGTTAGCTGAGAGGATGGTGATGAGTTTCTGTAGTGGCGTAGGCGCGTCGACAGCACACGCTTGGACAACAATGTCGACAACAGGATCCGATGACGTTCGGGTAATGACCCGGAAGAGTATGGATGATCCGGGAAGACCTCCGGGTATTGTTCTTAGTGCAGCGACTTCGTTCTGGATCCCTGTTGCTCCCAAACGTGTTTTTGATTTCCTCCGTGAcgaaaattcaagaaaagag TGGGATATATTGTCAAATGGAGGTATGGTTCAAGAAATGGCTCATATAGCTAATGGTCACGAACCTGGGAACTGTGTCTCCTTGCTTCGAGTCAATGTAAGACATTCTTAA
- the LOC104707644 gene encoding polyadenylation and cleavage factor homolog 4-like isoform X1, with amino-acid sequence MESEKLLNPRLLSINSSTTGRKAMSVELPQKPPPPPSLLDRFKALLNQREDEFGGGEEVLPPVMDEIVQLYEVVLGELTFNSKPIITDLTIIAGEQREHSEGIANAICTRILEAPVEQKLPSLYLLDSIVKNIGRDYVRYFSSRLPEVFCLAYRQAHPSLHPSMRHLFGTWSSVFPPPVLRKIEVQLQLSSATNQQSSLGASEPAQPARGIHVNPKYLRRLEPSATESNLRGINSSARVYGQNSLGGYDDFDDQLESPSSRSGPRSGTAGSVALSSSVIGADGFPKRFSDGAIPSNQAFKYGMGRPTGRDDEHMEWRRKENLGQGNDHERPRALIDAYGIDTSKHVTISKPIRDMNGIHSKMVTPWQNTEEEEFDWEDMSPTLDRSRAGEYLRSSNPALGSVRARPRVGNTSDFHLDSDIKNGGSHQLRESWNLSQNFPHSSSRVNTRAGKDLKVLTSSMGLVSSNSEFGAPPFDSIQDINSRFGRALPDGTWPHLSVRGSNSLSVPSAHLHHLANPGNAMSNRLHGKPLYRPENQVPQSHLNDMNQQNQMLVNYLPSSSGMNPRPMQSLLPHVSHGYPPQGSTIRPSLSIHGGEAMHPLSSGALSQIGSISQNASLGASSQQPGGAFSGLIGSLMAQGLISLNNQPTGQGSLGIEFDADMLKVRNESAISALYGDLPRQCTTCGLRFKCQEEHSKHMDWHVTKNRMSKNHKQNPSRKWFVSGSMWLSGAEALGAEAVPGFLPTEPTIEKKDDEEMAVPADEDQTSCALCGELFEDFYSDETEEWMYKGAVYMNAPDGSTEDLDKSQLGPIVHAKCRPESNGGDMEEGSQRKKLRS; translated from the exons ATGGAATCAGAGAAACTCCTCAATCCAAGGCTTCTTTCGATTAATAGCAGCACCACTGGTCGCAAAGCGATGTCCGTTGAGTTGCCGCAGAAACCGCCGCCACCGCCGTCGTTGCTTGACAGATTCAAGGCTCTGCTTAATCAGCGTGAAGATGAGTTCGGTGGTGGTGAGGAGGTTTTGCCTCCGGTTATGGATGAGATTGTTCAGCTTTATGAGGTTGTTTTGGGAGAGCTTACTTTTAATTCCAAGCCTATTATTACTGATCTCACTATTATCGCTGGTGAACAACGGGAACACAGTGAAGGAATCGCTAATGCCATTTGCACTCGAATCCttgag GCGCCAGTTGAGCAAAAGTTGCCTTCTCTGTATCTATTAGACAGCATCGTTAAGAACATTGGACGGGATTATGTTCGTTATTTCTCATCCCGTCTACCAGAG GTCTTCTGTCTAGCATACAGGCAAGCGCATCCGAGTTTACATCCTTCAATGCGCCATCTGTTTGGGACTTGGTCAAGTGTTTTTCCACCGCCTGTACTACGCAAGATTGAAGTGCAATTGCAACTTTCGTCTGCAACAAACCAACAGTCTTCGTTAGGGGCTTCTGAGCCTGCTCAACCAGCTAGGGGCATTCATGTTAATCCAAAATACCTTCGTAGGCTTGAGCCCTCAGCCACCGAAAGT AATTTGAGAGGCATAAATTCTAGTGCAAGAGTTTATGGCCAAAATTCACTCGGTGGATATGATGATTTTGACGATCAGTTAGAGAGCCCATCTTCCCGGTCTGGACCAAGGTCTGGTACAGCTGGAAGTGTGGCACTCTCGTCTTCTGTAATTGGAG CAGATGGTTTTCCCAAGAGGTTCAGTGATGGAGCTATTCCTTCTAATCAAGCCTTTAAATATGGAATGGGTCGACCTACTGGCAGAGATGATGAACATATGGAATGGCGAAGAAAGGAAAACTTAGGACAAGGAAATGATCATGAAAGACCTAGAGCTTTGATAGATGCATATGGAATTGACACCAGCAAACACGTAACCATCAGTAAACCAATTCGCGATATGAATGGCATCCACAGTAAGATGGTTACACCATGGCAGAACACTGAGGAAGAAGAGTTCGATTGGGAAGATATGAGCCCTACCCTAGATCGTAGCAGAGCCGGTGAATATTTGCGATCATCTAACCCAGCATTAGGAAGTGTAAGAGCAAGACCCAGAGTAGGAAACACAAGTGATTTTCATTTAGATTCTGACATTAAGAATGGTGGAAGTCATCAGCTACGAGAAAGCTGGAATTTGTCACAAAATTTCCCCCATTCATCCAGCCGTGTTAATACCAGAGCAGGAAAGGACTTGAAAGTATTGACTTCATCAATGGGATTAGTTTCATCAAACAGTGAATTTGGGGCTCCTCCATTTGATAGCATTCAAGATATTAACTCACGTTTTGGTCGTGCTCTTCCTGATGGGACGTGGCCCCATTTGAGTGTTAGAGgatccaactctctctctgtacCTTCAGCTCACTTGCATCATTTGGCAAATCCTGGTAATGCGATGTCAAATCGGTTGCATGGTAAGCCTTTATATAGGCCCGAGAACCAGGTCCCCCAGAGTCATCTTAATGATATGAATCAACAGAATCAGATGCTAGTTAATTATTTGCCTTCTTCATCTGGTATGAATCCAAGGCCGATGCAATCTTTGTTACCCCACGTAAGTCATGGGTACCCTCCACAAGGGTCGACCATTAGACCATCCTTATCAATCCATGGTGGGGAAGCCATGCATCCTCTTTCTTCAGGGGCTTTATCTCAAATAGGATCCATCTCTCAAAATGCTTCTCTGGGAGCCTCTAGTCAACAGCCGGGCGGCGCATTCTCTGGTCTGATTGGCTCTCTCATGGCTCAAGGTTTGATTTCGTTGAACAATCAGCCTACTGGTCAG GGATCACTGGGAATTGAATTTGATGCGGACATGCTCAAGGTACGTAATGAGTCTGCAATCAGTGCTCTATATGGGGATCTCCCTAGGCAATGCACAACATGTGGTCTACGCTTCAAGTGCCAAGAAGAGCACAGTAAGCACATGGATTGGCATGTAACCAAGAACAGGATGTCCAAGAATCATAAGCAGAATCCTTCTCGGAAATGGTTTGTAAGTGGTAGTATGTGGCTTAGTGGTGCAGAGGCACTTGGAGCTGAAGCAGTACCAGGGTTCTTACCCACAGAGCCAACAATAGAAAAGAAGGATGATGAAGAGATGGCAGTTCCTGCAGATGAAGACCAAACTTCATGTGCTTTATGTGGTGAACTATTTGAAGACTTTTATAGTGATGAAACTGAGGAATGGATGTACAAAGGGGCGGTGTACATGAATGCTCCAGACGGATCAACAGAAGATTTGGACAAGTCTCAATTAGGCCCTATAGTACATGCTAAGTGCAGGCCAGAGTCAAATGGG GGTGATATGGAAGAGGGTAGTCAGAGAAAAAAGTTGCGGAGTTAG
- the LOC104707646 gene encoding CRIB domain-containing protein RIC10: MSVKMKGIYKGFKCISQIFAVEKERDEIEIGFPTDVKHVAHIGWEGSSGSAPGWMSEFKVGAEVLSPRASSFSNARPSTSFFTSSSTDFDQGSSQRTISDTLRDIPPVTPINLPKNNKKSSRRKKSASSASSPKSSRSSILSKSSYKSTVSRLI, translated from the exons ATGTCAGTGAAAATGAAGGGCATCTATAAAGGCTTCAAATGTATCTCTCAAATATTTG CcgttgagaaagaaagagatgaaataGAAATTGGGTTTCCAACAGATGTAAAACATGTGGCTCATATTGGCTGGGAGGGTTCTTCTGGTAGTGCTCCTGGTTGG ATGAGTGAGTTTAAGGTCGGAGCTGAGGTTTTATCTCCAAGAGCATCATCTTTTAGTAATGCAAGaccttctacttcttttttcacttcttcttccactg ATTTTGATCAAGGATCGAGTCAACGAACAATATCTGATACACTAAGAGATATACCTCCAGTTACTCCAATAAATTTACcgaaaaataacaagaaaagtAGTAGAAGAAAAAAGTCGGCTTCATCAGCATCATCTCCAAAATCTTCAAGATCATCTATATTATCCAAATCTTCGTATAAATCAACTGTATCACGACTAATCTAG